In one Thermaerobacter sp. PB12/4term genomic region, the following are encoded:
- a CDS encoding MoaD/ThiS family protein, with protein sequence MKVTVPIPVRKVYEIKGPKRVQEILDELGLPYESVIVIHEKRLLTPDARVPDDAEIEVRPAISGGS encoded by the coding sequence ATGAAAGTCACCGTTCCCATTCCCGTGCGCAAGGTGTACGAGATCAAGGGGCCGAAGCGCGTCCAGGAGATCCTGGACGAGCTGGGCCTGCCTTACGAGTCGGTCATCGTGATCCACGAAAAGCGGTTGCTGACCCCCGATGCCCGGGTCCCCGACGACGCCGAGATCGAGGTGCGACCGGCCATTTCCGGCGGCTCGTAG
- a CDS encoding tRNA (adenine(22)-N(1))-methyltransferase TrmK gives MTARRLGPRLEALLDMLGRVEVLADIGTDHGLLPVTAVLRGRARRAIATDLRAAPLAAARRLVEDTGTQDRIELRQGPGLLPLRPGEAGTVVISGLHGETIAAILRAGAGRLEPGTRLLLQPTRGAAALRLPALDRRTGRLWMERLWLGVAPAMAAPTTGPEVPAEAETAGPPGACGPCAPQAGPAGAGITGVAPSGQGPDDGAPARPGREGPPRCLFLDLEEERVVVEGRHAYVIIAGRVVEPPFHLPVGWPVLAITNPSGPEDAAPDERPFIWLWDAPVVEAAHRLAGLALRWGVDPGEAVGRVGPALLAHPARSLGARGAGPGAGPAQGVTGPPAAGRAGPWLACWLHELARPWRKALRANTGSTSRAVLRRSEAAAWLGFLGEVLALEAGNMAPDQDASPPAGTPAGGEGLDRTEAAAAAPWRLHTDGAARGNPGPAGIGVVLVGPDGAVAERIARFIGEATNNVAEYTALVTGLQRALERGARRLDVYSDSELMVRQLNGQYRVKNEGLKPLFEQAARLAAQFELVRFIHVPRERNREADRLANQGIDQGTGGAQGAPGPV, from the coding sequence ATGACGGCGCGCCGCCTGGGACCGCGGCTGGAGGCCCTTCTGGACATGCTGGGCCGGGTCGAGGTACTGGCCGACATCGGCACCGACCACGGCCTGCTGCCCGTCACGGCCGTGTTGCGCGGCCGCGCCCGGCGGGCCATCGCCACCGACCTGCGGGCCGCGCCCCTGGCTGCGGCGCGGCGGCTGGTGGAGGATACGGGCACCCAGGACCGGATCGAACTCCGCCAGGGGCCAGGCCTCCTGCCCCTGCGGCCGGGGGAGGCCGGGACCGTGGTCATCAGCGGCCTCCACGGGGAGACCATTGCCGCCATCCTGCGCGCGGGGGCCGGCCGGCTGGAGCCGGGCACGCGGCTCTTGTTGCAGCCCACCCGCGGTGCCGCCGCCCTGCGCCTTCCGGCGCTGGACCGGCGCACCGGAAGATTGTGGATGGAAAGGTTGTGGCTGGGCGTTGCGCCCGCCATGGCGGCGCCGACCACCGGGCCAGAAGTCCCCGCCGAGGCGGAAACGGCCGGCCCGCCAGGGGCATGCGGGCCATGCGCGCCCCAAGCCGGGCCCGCCGGAGCCGGGATTACAGGAGTGGCGCCCTCCGGCCAAGGACCAGATGACGGTGCGCCGGCCCGCCCGGGTCGGGAGGGACCCCCACGCTGCCTGTTCCTGGACCTGGAAGAGGAACGGGTGGTGGTGGAAGGCCGCCATGCCTACGTGATCATCGCCGGGCGCGTGGTCGAACCTCCGTTCCACCTGCCCGTGGGCTGGCCTGTGTTAGCGATCACAAACCCTTCGGGCCCGGAGGACGCCGCTCCGGACGAACGGCCGTTCATCTGGCTCTGGGACGCCCCGGTGGTCGAGGCCGCCCACCGGCTGGCCGGGCTGGCGCTCCGGTGGGGCGTCGACCCCGGGGAGGCCGTGGGTCGGGTTGGGCCTGCCCTGCTGGCGCACCCCGCCCGCAGCCTTGGGGCAAGGGGTGCCGGTCCGGGTGCCGGGCCGGCCCAGGGTGTCACCGGCCCACCTGCCGCAGGGCGCGCCGGCCCGTGGCTCGCCTGCTGGCTCCATGAGCTCGCCCGGCCCTGGCGGAAAGCGCTGCGGGCGAACACCGGTTCAACCTCGCGGGCGGTGCTGCGGCGGAGCGAGGCGGCGGCATGGCTGGGGTTTCTCGGGGAGGTGCTGGCCCTGGAAGCGGGGAATATGGCTCCTGATCAGGATGCGAGCCCACCGGCGGGCACGCCGGCAGGAGGGGAAGGTTTGGATAGGACGGAGGCGGCGGCCGCTGCCCCGTGGCGCCTGCATACCGACGGTGCAGCCCGCGGCAATCCGGGCCCGGCGGGGATCGGGGTGGTGCTGGTCGGGCCGGACGGGGCGGTGGCTGAACGCATCGCGCGGTTCATCGGCGAGGCGACCAACAATGTGGCGGAATACACGGCGCTGGTCACCGGCCTGCAGCGCGCCCTGGAACGGGGTGCCCGGCGCCTGGACGTCTATTCCGACAGCGAGCTCATGGTGCGCCAGCTCAACGGCCAGTACCGGGTGAAGAACGAGGGGCTGAAACCGCTGTTCGAGCAAGCGGCGCGCTTGGCGGCGCAGTTCGAGCTGGTGCGGTTCATTCACGTGCCGCGCGAGCGGAACCGGGAAGCCGACCGGCTGGCCAACCAGGGCATCGACCAGGGCACCGGCGGCGCCCAGGGGGCGCCCGGACCGGTTTGA
- a CDS encoding 2-phosphosulfolactate phosphatase, with protein sequence MPALHVLWTAGDARQHAFEPGEAAVVFDILRATTTMTAALAAGARALCPVADRPSALALRDRLQPPPLLAGEENMQRQPGFDLGNSPLEMTPGAVAGRVLVLCTTNGTRAAAAALAAGCRKLLAASLLNRSATARYLASARPDRITLICAGTQGRFSLDDVLGAGAVLEALLREDGTRWELTDAAQAALALWQHHRHQVERTLASCDHGRQLVRQGFAADVAFAARTDTTDFAITWQPVEELPEPAGGGWFVPTYFPGNRRPSL encoded by the coding sequence ATGCCCGCCCTGCACGTCCTCTGGACCGCCGGCGACGCCCGCCAGCACGCCTTCGAACCCGGCGAAGCCGCCGTGGTCTTCGACATCCTGCGCGCCACCACCACCATGACCGCCGCCCTGGCCGCAGGCGCCCGGGCCCTCTGTCCCGTGGCCGACCGGCCGTCGGCCCTTGCCCTCCGCGACCGGCTGCAGCCTCCGCCCCTGCTGGCCGGCGAGGAAAACATGCAGCGCCAGCCGGGGTTCGACCTGGGCAACTCGCCACTGGAGATGACGCCCGGCGCCGTAGCAGGGCGGGTGCTGGTCCTCTGTACCACCAACGGCACCCGGGCCGCAGCGGCCGCGCTGGCGGCCGGATGCCGGAAGCTGCTGGCGGCCTCCCTCCTGAACCGCAGCGCCACCGCCAGGTACCTGGCGTCGGCCCGGCCGGACCGGATCACCCTGATCTGTGCCGGGACCCAGGGGCGCTTCTCCCTGGATGACGTGCTGGGCGCGGGCGCCGTGCTCGAGGCGCTCCTCCGGGAGGACGGCACCCGGTGGGAGCTGACCGATGCCGCCCAGGCAGCCCTCGCCCTGTGGCAGCATCACCGGCACCAGGTGGAGCGCACCCTGGCCTCCTGCGACCACGGGCGCCAGCTGGTCCGCCAAGGTTTCGCCGCCGATGTGGCCTTCGCCGCCCGCACGGACACCACAGATTTCGCCATCACCTGGCAGCCGGTGGAGGAGTTGCCGGAACCTGCGGGTGGTGGCTGGTTCGTCCCGACGTATTTCCCGGGAAATCGACGACCGTCGCTTTGA
- the tnpB gene encoding IS607 family element RNA-guided endonuclease TnpB yields the protein MRVLQAYRFALGPTPRQERALASHVGARRFAFNWGLALVKERLDARARGAGVEVPWTLPALRREWNRQKHVVAPWWRENSKEAYSSGLDGLARALQNWSKSRKVERKGRGVGFPRFRKKGRGRESVRFTTGAIRVDDQSHVVLPRIGRVKTHEPTTALLRRIEAGTARILSATVAREGGRWFVSFTCEVERQPGRPRFPWKVVGVDAGVKHLAVLSTGEVWPNPRAREKNLKQLARWNRALARRQKGSRGWRQARRRLARLHGRVRNIRQDALHKLTHHLAATYGVVVVERLHVAGMGKNRRLARALADAALAEIRRQLEYKCFWHGAVLVEAPLFDPSSKRCSRCGAVKASLPLSQRVFRCEECGLVLDRDENAARNLAALVAAVAGSGPET from the coding sequence ATGCGTGTTTTGCAGGCGTACCGCTTCGCCCTCGGCCCCACACCCCGCCAGGAACGGGCGCTGGCCTCCCACGTGGGCGCCCGCCGCTTCGCCTTCAACTGGGGCCTGGCCCTGGTGAAGGAGCGCCTGGACGCCCGCGCCCGGGGCGCAGGCGTGGAGGTGCCGTGGACGCTTCCCGCCCTGCGGCGGGAGTGGAACCGGCAAAAGCACGTCGTCGCCCCCTGGTGGCGGGAAAACTCGAAAGAGGCCTATTCCTCCGGCCTGGACGGGCTGGCCCGGGCCCTTCAGAACTGGTCAAAAAGCCGCAAGGTTGAACGCAAGGGACGCGGGGTAGGGTTCCCGCGCTTTCGGAAGAAGGGGCGGGGTCGTGAGTCCGTGCGGTTCACCACCGGCGCGATCCGGGTGGACGACCAAAGCCACGTCGTCCTGCCCCGGATCGGGCGGGTGAAGACCCACGAGCCGACCACGGCCCTGCTCCGGCGCATCGAAGCGGGAACGGCCCGCATCCTGTCGGCCACGGTCGCCCGGGAAGGGGGCCGGTGGTTCGTCAGCTTCACCTGCGAGGTGGAACGGCAGCCGGGCCGCCCCCGGTTCCCCTGGAAGGTCGTCGGCGTCGATGCGGGCGTCAAGCACCTGGCGGTGCTCTCCACCGGCGAGGTCTGGCCCAATCCCCGAGCGCGGGAGAAGAACCTGAAACAACTGGCCCGGTGGAACCGCGCCCTGGCCCGCCGCCAGAAGGGCAGCCGGGGGTGGCGGCAGGCCCGCCGCAGGCTGGCCCGGCTCCATGGGCGGGTCCGGAACATCCGCCAGGACGCCCTTCACAAACTGACGCACCACCTGGCGGCCACCTATGGCGTGGTGGTGGTCGAACGGCTGCACGTGGCGGGCATGGGGAAGAACCGTCGGCTTGCCCGGGCGCTGGCCGATGCGGCCCTGGCGGAGATCCGCCGCCAGCTCGAATACAAATGCTTTTGGCACGGGGCGGTCCTGGTCGAAGCACCGCTGTTCGATCCCAGCAGCAAGCGTTGCTCGCGGTGCGGCGCGGTGAAGGCGTCGCTACCGCTTTCGCAGCGCGTTTTCCGCTGTGAGGAATGCGGGCTCGTGCTCGACCGGGACGAAAACGCGGCCCGAAATCTCGCGGCCCTGGTGGCCGCCGTCGCCGGGAGTGGCCCGGAGACGTGA
- a CDS encoding sugar phosphate isomerase/epimerase family protein gives MAEPPSTPPEPAPPAPVPSPAGPARSPHPVLALPCRSLWRSRHRPEDPDRFLASLRDEARRLGRQGAGAVEFHADACVLDARYAAPGPWREAGAILAAEGLAATVHLPYVWPDLTALDQTVWEGSIASIVTALRATSPLTPLLAAVHPANYATQALVLATPADQRPGLLDELATRLVAALRRLQTEVPPATAAVLALENLEGMPWALFDSVARAAGVAVCLDVGHAVSNGDDPVQLARTLGGRIRGLHLHDAVPPAGQGTGGAAVGRAHLPLGQGSLRLPELAAALAETGFAGPVVLELETGDALEAAIEKVRAAWSTAYR, from the coding sequence GTGGCGGAACCGCCATCGACCCCACCGGAGCCCGCTCCGCCGGCCCCGGTCCCGTCGCCGGCGGGTCCGGCCCGCAGCCCGCACCCGGTCCTGGCCTTGCCCTGCCGCTCCCTCTGGCGAAGCCGCCACCGCCCGGAGGACCCGGATCGCTTCCTGGCCTCCCTGCGGGACGAGGCGCGCCGGCTGGGCCGGCAAGGGGCGGGGGCCGTGGAGTTTCATGCCGACGCCTGCGTGCTGGATGCGCGCTATGCGGCTCCAGGCCCGTGGCGCGAGGCCGGCGCCATTCTGGCCGCCGAGGGTCTGGCGGCCACCGTCCACCTGCCTTACGTGTGGCCTGACCTCACCGCCTTAGACCAGACCGTCTGGGAGGGCAGCATCGCCTCCATCGTCACGGCCCTGCGCGCCACATCCCCCCTGACCCCCCTCCTGGCGGCGGTCCACCCGGCCAACTATGCCACCCAGGCACTGGTGCTGGCCACACCGGCCGACCAGCGGCCCGGCCTGCTGGACGAACTGGCCACCCGTCTGGTGGCCGCCTTGCGCCGCCTCCAGACCGAGGTCCCCCCGGCAACGGCGGCGGTTCTGGCGCTGGAGAACCTGGAGGGGATGCCCTGGGCTCTTTTCGACTCGGTGGCCCGCGCCGCCGGGGTCGCGGTCTGCCTGGACGTAGGTCACGCCGTCAGCAACGGTGATGATCCGGTACAACTGGCCCGCACCCTGGGCGGCCGCATCCGCGGCCTGCACCTGCACGATGCCGTGCCGCCGGCGGGCCAGGGGACCGGCGGCGCAGCCGTCGGCAGGGCCCACCTGCCCCTGGGACAAGGAAGCCTGCGCCTGCCGGAGCTGGCCGCAGCCCTGGCCGAAACGGGGTTTGCCGGGCCGGTGGTGCTGGAGCTGGAGACCGGCGACGCCCTGGAGGCGGCGATAGAAAAGGTCCGGGCGGCGTGGTCCACGGCATACCGGTGA
- a CDS encoding heme lyase CcmF/NrfE family subunit yields MAYVGHALTILALVLALALAVWAPLEGRWRWRLRWMPPARWLAAGLFVTVSGAVFILIYALFTDDFSFRYVASQSSRYMPAPYKISALWSGQEGSLLFWLWLLSGYTAAVALSARRAVPALLPYALATLGFVAAFFALQVAVVSGPFDVLPNPPADGRGMNPLLQNPWMVSHPLALYLGYVGMAVPFAFAMAALWTRNAGDAWIRVTRRWTLLAWLFLSVGILIGSRWAYTELGWGGVWAWDPVENAALMPWLLATAFIHSSLVQEKRGMLKRWNAGLVIFVFLLTIFGTFITRSGILSSVHAFVTSPTSPWFLGFLGLVLVVASYLFIDRASLLADERRPESPFSKETGFLLNNLLLAGLTFAVFWGTVLPLVTPLFGAQVSVGPPFFNWVGVPLFLAMMILMGVAPVLAWRKASWPRVRRLLALPAVGAVALGVALAVLGLRELPIVLGFAIAFFVGTATVADVIAAYAARVESTGDRSLRGLWQMLNRNPRRYGGYVVHLGVVLIMIGLTGMYGYQQVEAVGLSPGESYTFGGFTITYHGLGQRVSEGVPAVYADLSVSREGREIGRLQPERRFYPGFVETLGATPEVAMLTSFSRDLYVVLGGWEGDAAGFEFYLNPLVAWIWIGGYLVVGGTLFSLWPRPALATGGARILAELAELEYDYRSGKIAAADYARLRQGLVAAAEAVLARWSEDETRVAAEIDALAAGDGGPGDAVTGRRPGGGTPAGGPWGGGARAGGSQVGGAPVGGSQASGWPVDAAASPPSPGREGTRAPAPAP; encoded by the coding sequence ATGGCCTACGTGGGACATGCCCTGACCATCCTGGCCCTGGTGCTGGCCCTGGCGCTGGCCGTTTGGGCACCGCTGGAGGGGCGATGGCGCTGGCGGCTGCGCTGGATGCCCCCGGCCCGCTGGCTGGCGGCGGGTCTGTTCGTCACCGTCAGCGGGGCCGTGTTCATCCTTATCTACGCCCTGTTCACCGACGACTTCTCCTTCCGCTACGTGGCCAGCCAGTCCAGCCGCTACATGCCGGCCCCGTACAAGATCAGCGCCCTGTGGTCGGGCCAGGAGGGGTCCCTGCTCTTCTGGCTCTGGTTGCTCAGCGGGTACACGGCGGCGGTGGCCTTAAGCGCGCGCCGCGCGGTGCCGGCGCTGCTGCCCTACGCCCTGGCGACCCTGGGCTTCGTGGCCGCCTTCTTCGCCCTTCAGGTGGCGGTGGTGTCGGGGCCCTTCGACGTGTTGCCCAACCCGCCTGCCGACGGCCGGGGGATGAACCCGCTGCTGCAGAACCCGTGGATGGTCTCCCACCCGCTGGCGCTCTATCTGGGTTACGTGGGGATGGCGGTGCCCTTTGCCTTTGCCATGGCGGCCCTCTGGACACGGAACGCGGGGGATGCCTGGATCCGGGTGACCCGGCGCTGGACCCTGCTGGCCTGGCTGTTTCTGTCCGTGGGGATCCTCATCGGCTCCCGCTGGGCGTACACGGAGCTGGGCTGGGGCGGCGTCTGGGCTTGGGACCCCGTGGAGAACGCCGCCCTGATGCCGTGGCTTCTGGCAACGGCCTTCATCCACTCGTCCCTGGTCCAGGAAAAGCGCGGCATGCTGAAGCGGTGGAACGCCGGGCTGGTGATCTTCGTCTTCCTCCTGACCATCTTCGGCACCTTCATCACCCGCAGCGGCATCCTTTCGTCGGTGCATGCTTTCGTCACGTCGCCCACCAGCCCGTGGTTTCTCGGCTTTCTGGGCCTGGTGCTGGTGGTCGCGTCCTACCTGTTCATCGACCGGGCCTCCCTGCTGGCCGACGAGCGGCGGCCGGAATCGCCTTTTTCCAAGGAGACCGGCTTCCTCCTCAACAACCTGCTGCTGGCCGGCCTGACCTTTGCGGTGTTCTGGGGAACGGTTCTGCCGCTGGTCACGCCGCTGTTCGGAGCTCAGGTCTCGGTGGGGCCGCCCTTCTTCAACTGGGTGGGGGTCCCCCTGTTCCTGGCCATGATGATCCTCATGGGCGTGGCACCGGTACTGGCCTGGCGCAAGGCCTCGTGGCCGCGGGTGCGGCGCCTGCTGGCCCTGCCGGCGGTGGGGGCTGTGGCCCTGGGCGTGGCCCTGGCGGTCCTGGGCCTGCGGGAGCTTCCCATCGTGCTGGGGTTTGCCATCGCCTTTTTTGTCGGTACGGCCACCGTGGCCGACGTCATCGCCGCCTACGCGGCGCGGGTCGAGAGCACCGGCGATCGCTCCCTGCGCGGCCTGTGGCAGATGCTGAACCGCAACCCGCGCCGGTACGGCGGCTACGTGGTGCACCTGGGCGTGGTCCTGATCATGATCGGCCTCACCGGCATGTACGGCTACCAGCAGGTGGAGGCGGTGGGGCTTTCGCCCGGCGAGAGCTACACCTTTGGCGGGTTCACCATCACATACCACGGCCTGGGCCAGCGGGTGTCCGAAGGGGTTCCGGCAGTGTACGCCGACCTCTCCGTCAGCCGGGAGGGACGGGAGATCGGCCGGCTGCAGCCTGAACGCCGGTTCTACCCCGGTTTTGTCGAGACCCTGGGGGCCACACCGGAGGTCGCCATGCTGACCTCCTTCAGCCGCGACCTGTACGTGGTGCTGGGCGGCTGGGAAGGGGACGCGGCCGGTTTCGAGTTCTACCTGAATCCCTTGGTGGCCTGGATCTGGATCGGCGGTTATCTGGTGGTGGGCGGCACCCTCTTCTCCCTCTGGCCCCGGCCGGCGCTGGCCACGGGGGGGGCCCGGATCCTGGCGGAACTGGCCGAGCTCGAGTACGACTACCGGAGCGGCAAGATTGCCGCCGCCGACTACGCCCGGTTGCGCCAGGGGCTGGTGGCCGCGGCGGAGGCGGTGCTGGCGCGATGGTCCGAGGACGAGACCCGGGTGGCGGCGGAGATCGACGCCCTGGCCGCCGGTGACGGCGGGCCCGGTGACGCCGTCACCGGCCGGCGGCCGGGTGGCGGCACGCCGGCCGGTGGCCCGTGGGGGGGCGGCGCGCGGGCGGGCGGTTCGCAGGTTGGCGGGGCGCCGGTGGGCGGCTCGCAGGCGAGCGGGTGGCCGGTGGATGCCGCGGCCAGCCCGCCCTCGCCTGGCAGGGAGGGGACCCGTGCCCCCGCACCGGCCCCCTGA
- a CDS encoding cytochrome c-type biogenesis protein CcmH, translated as MTRPSWLWIAVLAATLVLAPLLAWQLGSADPREREARALERALRCPVCEGQSVADSNSAVALEMRQEIRRMLAEGRNRDEILQSFADRYGAWVVYMPPRHGWYVLGWAAPFLAVAAGAGLLAWWWRQGPRGTVPRPLVPGQAVPAGEPAGDEPAPGSAGFAASGAAPPVPVESTEGVASPAGPAGDRSSSAGPLEEAVRRWM; from the coding sequence GTGACACGCCCGTCCTGGCTGTGGATCGCCGTTCTGGCCGCCACCCTGGTGCTGGCCCCGCTCCTGGCCTGGCAGCTGGGCTCGGCCGATCCGCGGGAGCGGGAAGCGCGGGCGCTGGAAAGGGCCCTGCGCTGCCCGGTCTGCGAGGGCCAGTCGGTGGCCGATTCCAACTCCGCCGTCGCCCTGGAGATGCGCCAGGAGATCCGCCGGATGCTGGCCGAAGGCCGCAACCGGGACGAGATCCTGCAGTCCTTTGCCGACCGGTACGGGGCCTGGGTGGTGTACATGCCGCCCCGGCACGGCTGGTATGTTCTCGGCTGGGCGGCTCCGTTCCTGGCGGTAGCCGCCGGGGCGGGCCTCCTGGCCTGGTGGTGGCGGCAGGGCCCCAGGGGTACGGTCCCCAGGCCGCTGGTTCCGGGTCAGGCCGTACCCGCGGGCGAACCGGCCGGGGACGAACCGGCGCCCGGCTCCGCTGGCTTCGCCGCTTCCGGGGCGGCTCCACCGGTTCCCGTGGAGTCGACGGAAGGTGTCGCCAGTCCGGCCGGCCCCGCCGGCGACCGCTCCTCCTCTGCCGGCCCCCTGGAAGAGGCGGTGCGCCGGTGGATGTGA
- a CDS encoding TIGR00269 family protein, translating into MKCTKCGEPAVVPIRRHNAAFCAEHFFEYFDNQVQRAIKEHRMFTKHDRILVAVSGGKDSLAVWDVLLRLGYEAHGFYIDLGIGEYSKRSTEKVRNFAAERGATLRVVSVEEEYGLGTQELARKVRRPACSACGLNKRYLFNKVALEGGYDVIVTGHNLDDEAATLLSNVLHWNTGYLARQAPVLEATAPNLVKKVKPLFRLTEREIASYCVLRGIDYIVEECPMAKGAKSIQYKHILNQLEELSPGTKAAFFFGFLERGRQHFEEEREQVEIRPCTVCGQPTTTEICAHCRMLQRAGVAVARA; encoded by the coding sequence GTGAAGTGCACCAAGTGCGGCGAACCGGCCGTGGTGCCCATCCGGCGGCACAACGCGGCTTTTTGCGCCGAGCACTTCTTCGAGTACTTCGACAACCAGGTCCAGCGCGCCATCAAGGAACACCGCATGTTCACAAAGCACGACCGCATCCTGGTCGCCGTATCGGGTGGCAAGGACAGCCTGGCCGTCTGGGACGTGCTCTTGCGGCTGGGCTATGAAGCCCACGGCTTCTACATCGACCTGGGCATCGGCGAGTACTCCAAGCGCTCTACGGAGAAGGTCCGGAACTTCGCCGCCGAGCGCGGCGCCACCCTGCGGGTCGTCTCCGTGGAGGAGGAGTACGGCCTGGGCACCCAGGAACTGGCCCGCAAGGTGCGGCGGCCGGCCTGCTCCGCCTGCGGCCTGAACAAGCGGTACCTGTTCAACAAGGTGGCGCTGGAAGGCGGCTACGACGTCATCGTCACCGGTCACAACCTGGATGACGAGGCGGCCACGCTCCTGAGCAACGTGCTCCACTGGAACACCGGATACCTGGCCCGGCAGGCGCCCGTGCTGGAGGCGACGGCACCCAACCTGGTGAAGAAGGTCAAGCCCCTCTTCCGGCTGACCGAGCGCGAGATCGCGTCCTACTGCGTGCTGCGGGGGATCGACTATATCGTGGAGGAGTGCCCCATGGCCAAGGGGGCCAAGTCGATCCAGTACAAGCACATCCTCAACCAGCTGGAAGAGCTCTCGCCCGGCACCAAGGCGGCCTTCTTCTTCGGCTTCCTTGAGCGCGGCCGCCAGCACTTCGAGGAGGAGCGGGAGCAGGTGGAGATCCGTCCCTGCACCGTCTGCGGCCAGCCCACCACCACCGAGATCTGCGCCCACTGCCGCATGCTGCAGCGCGCCGGGGTGGCCGTGGCCAGAGCCTGA
- a CDS encoding DUF1405 domain-containing protein: MARTLLWRLQQWTGPLRRLPLYRQATWLLVGVNAVGSVWGFWWYHDQLAATPAWKWPVVPDSPTASTLFTVALLLQLAGRRLPALESWAYVVMIKYGLWTVVVLGAYALQTGSLGAEAALLIASHAGMAVEAVIYQRVYPGSLRGLAAVVAWSLFNDGVDYLAGLHPTLPGPEVRTLAAASAPLLTLLAATAVYPVAARAAAGAATGAPSPDGEHDVGNGDR; encoded by the coding sequence ATGGCGCGAACGCTCCTTTGGCGGCTCCAGCAGTGGACCGGCCCGCTGCGCCGGCTCCCCCTCTACCGGCAGGCCACCTGGCTGCTGGTGGGGGTCAACGCGGTGGGCTCGGTGTGGGGATTCTGGTGGTACCACGACCAGCTGGCCGCCACCCCCGCCTGGAAGTGGCCCGTGGTGCCCGACTCGCCCACGGCGTCGACCCTGTTTACCGTGGCGCTCCTCCTGCAGCTCGCGGGCCGGCGGCTGCCCGCCCTGGAATCCTGGGCGTATGTGGTGATGATCAAGTACGGGCTCTGGACGGTGGTGGTCCTGGGGGCCTACGCCCTCCAGACCGGCTCCCTGGGGGCTGAGGCCGCCCTGCTCATCGCCTCCCACGCCGGCATGGCCGTGGAAGCCGTGATCTACCAGCGGGTGTATCCGGGCTCGCTGCGGGGGCTGGCCGCGGTGGTGGCCTGGAGCCTTTTCAACGACGGGGTGGACTATCTGGCCGGGCTCCATCCCACCCTGCCGGGACCGGAGGTCAGAACCCTGGCCGCGGCCAGTGCGCCCTTGCTCACCCTGCTGGCCGCAACCGCCGTCTACCCGGTGGCCGCTCGGGCGGCCGCCGGCGCCGCGACGGGCGCCCCTTCGCCGGACGGGGAGCACGACGTCGGGAACGGTGACCGTTGA
- a CDS encoding deoxyribonuclease IV, which yields MPFDTSQAGPLVVGCHLSVAKGFPAAAAVAVQVGANALQFFPRNPRGGAQRQVSEAERAQWLERREEAGLRYTIAHIPYTVNLASPKPAAYEFARRVLREDLERCRWVGADAAVTHPGSYVEGDPADGIRRIIAAIEPVLPLLEEPGSPWLLLETMSGQGSEIGGRLEELRAILEGLGWPPRVGVCLDTCHLFAAGYDWRDPAQVGRLVEDLDRAVGWERVQALHVNDSKFPCGSRRDRHEKMGQGEIGRRGFANLLRHPRLRALPMLLETPIDGELDYAAEIRWLRELDQELAAGA from the coding sequence ATGCCGTTCGATACATCCCAGGCAGGGCCGCTGGTGGTGGGGTGCCACCTCTCGGTGGCCAAGGGGTTTCCCGCAGCGGCCGCGGTCGCGGTCCAGGTGGGCGCCAACGCCCTGCAGTTCTTCCCCCGCAACCCCCGCGGCGGTGCCCAGCGCCAGGTGAGCGAGGCGGAGCGCGCCCAGTGGCTCGAGCGCCGGGAGGAGGCCGGCCTGCGCTACACCATCGCCCACATCCCCTACACGGTGAACCTGGCCTCCCCCAAGCCTGCGGCCTACGAATTCGCCCGGCGAGTGCTGCGCGAAGATCTTGAGCGCTGCCGCTGGGTCGGGGCCGACGCCGCCGTCACCCACCCGGGCAGCTATGTGGAGGGTGACCCTGCCGACGGGATCCGGCGGATCATTGCGGCCATCGAGCCGGTGCTTCCCCTGCTGGAGGAACCCGGCTCGCCGTGGCTTTTGCTGGAAACCATGTCGGGGCAGGGCAGCGAGATCGGAGGCCGGCTGGAGGAGCTACGCGCCATTCTGGAGGGGTTGGGCTGGCCCCCGCGGGTCGGCGTGTGCCTCGACACGTGCCACCTGTTTGCAGCGGGTTACGACTGGCGCGATCCCGCCCAGGTGGGCCGCCTGGTGGAAGACCTGGACCGCGCCGTGGGCTGGGAACGGGTTCAGGCCCTGCACGTCAACGACAGCAAGTTCCCCTGCGGTTCCCGCCGCGACCGCCACGAGAAGATGGGCCAGGGTGAGATCGGGCGCCGGGGCTTCGCCAACCTGCTGCGCCATCCCCGGTTGCGCGCCCTGCCCATGTTGCTGGAGACCCCCATCGACGGCGAGCTGGACTACGCCGCGGAGATCCGCTGGCTCCGGGAGCTCGACCAGGAACTGGCTGCAGGCGCTTGA